The genome window GTACAACTACACCAGGCTCAAAATTAAAGTTTGAATTTTCTTACTATACTGGAGATTATTTTTGGGAACGACGTGAGTTCGATGTGACAGATATTGATAAAAACGGGCAATGGTCTTTCACATTTCCATCGAATTTAATGAAAGCTGGCCCCCTTTATGGGGTTAGTTCTATTGGTGTCGTTGCGACGTCTCCTGCTGGAAATACGAATAATAGAGATTTTGAAAAAAAAGGTTTATGGATAAAAAAAGGTGTTTATACCATCGATTCACTGATTGATGCTGAGTCTAGCCCTACAGGTAAAGATGATTTAAAAGTAAGTGTTAGCAAGACACCTAAATTGCACGGAACAATTAAAGGTGGTGTAACGGGGGACGAATTTAAAGGTAGCATTCAGATTGCTGGGAAAGAATATCCGTTAACCATAACTGGAAAAACTGGCAAATTAGCCGCATGGAGTTTTGAACTCCCTACGCAAAATGCGCTTTCACAGGGTCAACATGGCTATACTTTGAAATTTCAAGATGTATATGGTTCGACAGAGAAATTTCATTCCTTTTTAGTTGTATCTGAGTCGAATATTTTCCTTGATCCCGAAACGGATTCTGGACATCAAGGAAATGGTTATATAAACCATAATAAGCCAATTTATAAAGGGATTGCTGAGCCTAAAGCTAAAATCTCAGTAAAAGTTGGGGGAAAAGAATACAAGACCCAAGCAAATGATAAAGGGGAATGGCAACTTGAAGTTCCCCTTGATGGTGATGGGGAGCACAACCTCATTTTCCGAGATGAAACGAAAGATTTGATACTCGGGATTGTTAAGCTAAATGTCCTAACAACGCCCCCTACATTCAATGAATTTCATATCGAAAAAAGTGATACGCACAGTAAAGCAGCTGATGTAGCTAAAAATAATAATCCTCACCTGAATTTTACTTATACAGGAAATATGGATTATTACGAGATTGCAGTTAATGAGAAGACTATCAAATATGACAAAAAATCTGTTAATGATGATAGTTCACAAACGACTTTTAATAATACTCTAAATTTACCTAATGGTGAGCATAAAGCTAGGATTACCGCTTTTGATATTGCGGGTAATAAGGTCGAGCATGAAACCATTATTAAAGTGTTAAGCGGTGAGGCCCAAAAACCTAAAATCGAGTTTGGTATTACTGAAAATCAAAGTATTAGTAGTGATGGTGGCGAACTTACTTTTGACAAAAATCACTTAGAAATAACAGGTAAAACCTCTCCCGCAGGGATTGTTAAAATAAAAGATAAAACAGGTAAAGAAATTGGAACGACCAAAGCGGACAATGAAGGAACCTGGGCATATACATTGCCTATCGAATGTATTCCCAGTGATATAACAGGGGGTGGCAATCTTGAATTTTCTATTACAGCGTACGATCTGATTAATCGAAAAAGTAATATCAATTTTTCACTTATTTATGATGACTCGGCTCCTGAAATAACTAACTTTCAGACGAGTGAGATCGGCAGTAATGACACGGTATATAACAATGGATTGACCTTTAGTGGCAAAACTCAACCTAATTCTACCGTACATTTTACGTTGTCTAAAGGACAAGAAGCTATACATGAATCTGCAAAAGCGGATAAGACAGGGAATTGGCAATTCAAACCACTTGCCTCTCAAATGCCAGCTGACGGCCAATATGTTTACAATATTACGGTTGAAAATGTATTAGGGAAAATGAATGCAGAGAAAGATAAATTACAAGGTAGCTTAACAATTAAAACGACGCCTGAAATAACCTGGGGATTAGATGATAATGATGATACCGGTATTAAAGGCGATAATATTACCAATATAAAAACACCGAAGTTTAGTGGAAAAACGGAGCCTCATGCTTCTATCCGATTGATTTTTGATAATAACTTAACTCATTCATACGATGCCAAAGCAGATGAAAATGGCGTATGGGTGATAGATGAAAAAGTAAAATTCGAAGAAGGATCATACGGTTATACGATAGCTGTGGAAGATAAGGTGCATGGAATTAGTGGCCAGAAACATGGTAGATTTCAGATTGATACCACTGCCCCGAAGGTATTAACAGGTGGTGTGATTGATGCACGAGATGGTGTTGCTAAAGAGCATGTTCTCACTGATGCGAATATACCTGATTTTAGTGGATATAGTGATCCCTTTGCACGAGTTTTACTCAATATAAAGTCTCCTTTAGATAGCACTCATTTTTCTCAGACAATTATTGCAGACGAAAAGGGGAGTTGGGCATTTACATTACCTTCAGCAAGTGCATTGAAAGACGGGGAATATACCTATCAGGCAAGGGTAGAAGATAGTGCGGGTAATCTAAATAATGATTTGATGCTACAAGGCACTATCAAGGTGGATACAATTGCTCCAGATACTCTTGATGGTGGTGTTGGTAATTCTAAAGATAATACTTATCAATTGGATTGCGTAACAAATATCACAAAACCCACTTTTTGTGGTTCAGCAGAGCCAGGTGTGGTCCTACAGTTAATAGTGGGTGAGCATGTTTATAAGGATATTAAGGTTGATGAAAAAGGTCAGTGGAAATTCACACTTCCATCGTCACTGACAGAGGACACCTATATTTATAAAGTAGAGATGAAAGATGCTGTTGGGCATAAAGGAACTAAAAGCTTAAGGGGTAAGATTATTATCGATACAACACCGCCTGATGTACTGGAGGGTGGGTTAGATACTACATCAGATACAGGGATCTCAAACAGTGGTTTCACTAACCATAAAACACCAACCTTCAGTGGGACGACAGAATCTAATGCTTTCGTTGAGCTAAAGATTGCGAATGAGAGTTATACCGGGGCGGCGGATAAAAACGGTCAATGGACAATTCCGGTCACTAATCCACTGACTGATGGTTCCTATAAATATATTCTTGAAGTGAAAGATAGCGCGGGTAATAAAAAAAGTGTCGTTGACAACATCACCATTGATACCAAGGCGCCTGAACTTTCTGGGCAATTAGATGAGACGACCGATATCGGTACAAAAGGTAATAATCTTACCAACGATAACAAGCCAAAATTCAGTGGAATGACCGAAGCTGGTGCTTTCGTTGAGCTCACTATCGATGAGAAGACTTATCATGTAAATGCCGATAAAAACGGTCAATGGACAATTCCGGTCACTAACCCACTGACTGATGGTTCCTATCAATATACTCTTGAAGTGAAAGATAGCGCGGGTAATAAAAAAAGTGTCGTTGACAACATCACCATTGATACCAAGGCGCCTGAACTTTCTGGGCAATTAGATGAGACGACCGATATCGGTACAAAAGGTAATAATCTTACCAACGATAACAAGCCAAAATTCAGTGGAATGACCGAAGCTGGTGCTTTCGTTGAGCTCACTATCGGTGAGAAGACTTATCATGTAAATGCCGATAAAAAGGGTCAATGGACAATTCCGGTCACTAACCCACTGACTGATGGTTCCCATCAATATACTCTTGAAGTGAAAGATGTTGCGGGTAATTTTAGTGATAAGAAAATTACAGGCAAAATTACGATAGATTCAACCCTGCCAGATGCATCAATAATCCCTGCATCAACACCAGTAGAAAGTCACGTGGTGATGCCAACAGATATTCCAGTAGTTGATAATACGATATCTCAAATAGATATTGATAATCACAATTTCTAGTGAAGAGATTTTAGACAATATCGTTAAGCCTCATCATAATAAATGATGAGGCTTAACATTTTAAATTATAAACTATTTGAAGAGCGAAAATGTTGCTGCGGATTGTGCGTGAAAATTTTTAAATGCCAGTAAAAAATAAGGAACATCATCATAGCCAACTTCTTGGGCGATGCGTGTTATAGGCATATTTTCTGTTCTCGATAATATCATCGCTTTATTCATTCGCGACATTAAGCTAATTTTGGAAAAACTGGTGTATTCACTGGCCAGTCGTCGTTTAAGCGTTGAAGAACTCATATGAAGTTTTTTCGCGATAGTATCTAAAGTATGGCATTGCTTACCTGCACTATGAAAAATTAAGTCATACACTTTATCTTTTATCGAGATATTTATTGATGCATATAATGTAGGGATAAATTCATTTACCAGTAAAAAAAATGACAAAATAAAACCCAAATGAATATGAATAATATTCTGGTTGGTAGTTGAGTTAACTTCTTTAATAGCAGAGTGAAATACATCTTCAATAATTGGGTTTTCTTGTAAGTTAGTACAACAGATTTGACCTATTGAAGATGTTTTTTTCTTATTAATAAATAATGCAGATTGTTGTTGATAAAAGGATTTTAACATGTCTGTGGTCATTGGAAGTACATCCACAGCGAGTAGATTGTGATTATCATGATTGATTATTTCAATTGAAGATCCTTTGGGGAGAAAACAAATATCTGAGGCTGTCAGTTTTTGCCATGGGCCTTCTTCTATTCGCATGTCAATTTCACCCGAGCTAACTTTAAAGAGTAGGGAGTGAGTTAGATAAAAGCTATTTTTTATTTTATTTGATAGGGTTTCAATATAGGTATGAAACGATTTTACACAGAAATTAGTCGACATTTTTGAACCTAAATAAATATTACCTACGATTACTACCGTAAAATTATTCTGGTTGTGTCAAAGAATTGTTCACGGTTTCCATTTTTTAACAACAAACCCTGAGCTTGAATAAGATGAAAAGCGGTTTGTCATTACCTCCTTGCTTTATAAACCTCAGCGTATGCGATGTGGTTTACTAGAAGGGACGCAGGGATACTAATTTTATGCGGTGTATATTGATTTAATTAATGGTCACGATTTTTTATGTTTTTTAGAAGGAAAAATAAATTCGAAATTAGTCAGTAGTATTCCGAGAGTGACGTTTTTAATTTGTTGTTTTTATTTGAAATAATTATTTTAGCTTTAAAATTGGAATTGGATTTTTAGAGTGACAAAAAGATAAGTAAGAAAAAAGCTAAAGTGAAATAGCCACTATTAGGCGATAAATATTAAAAATAGTAGTAAATAAAAAGGCAGGGTACGTTGAAAATACCTCTGCCTTATCGTGCATTGAGTCAGTCATTAATTCAATATTTGGCTTAACTGACTATATAAACCTTGAGCACTCTTTTTGTACCCTTCAACAGAAAGGTGAACATTATCTGGGCGGGCTAAATCTTGCGCTGCCCATGTGCGAATTGAACAAGGGCCACCCATAAAGGCTTGCCAGTCCCAAAATAACGTATTTTCCTGAGCAGCAACCGTCTTTTGAATTTGAATCACACTCGTTAAATTTACTGGCATTTGTGCTTGGCAACTAGCTGCATTATTAAATTTAAGTGAATCATTCGGGCCGATAAGTAAAATAACGCTGTTGGGCATTTGTTGGCGAATTAAGCGGATTTTGGCACGTAAATTTTGCTCATAAGCGGCTAAATCTAACGTATCATTAAACGCTTCATTGGTTCCATAAGCTAGAATCACCATATCAGGCGACATTTGCGCTAAAGTTTCGCTCCACTGTGGCTGCCATTTATCAGCCATACTCAATGTTGCACCATTGAGCCCAAGCGCTGAAAGCATCACCCCTGGTTTTTGCGAACGCACTAACCACCCTCCAATTTTTAACCCATTACCTTTATTAACAGTAACCTGAGCAGGGAGTTGGGTATTTACAGGGGATGAAAATACCCACTGGTTTCCCGTGGCGGGTAATGCAACGCTGGGGGAAACAGCTGGAGCGACACGCATTTGTGAATCTCCTGCGCTTTGATAGAGAGTTTGTAGCTGGTAAGCCCCTAGCGCCGGCTGTAAAGGCTTAAGCACCACTTTGCTGTTGGCTGCTTGTGGTTCGGCAATTAGCCCACCAAGTGGGTAGTCAAAGCGCTCATCTTTACGGCTTGAAGCCAGAGACCACTCTTTCTTTTCACTCATACGGTTAATGGTTGCTGTACGTTGTCCCGGTACTGAAATAGGTGGAATGAAGCCTGGGCCCGCATCCCCATAGCGTTGCTGGAACAAGGTTCTCAAATTGCCACTGAAAAAGTCAGCAGCGGTGTGTGAATCACCAATTTGGACGATGTGCACTTGTTGGCTGCCTTGGCGTAGCTTTTTCGCCAGCAGTGGCAAATTAGGCTCTGCGTTATTGATCAACTGCCCTTGTGCAACCGCAGACTGGCCTTTAGGTAGGCTAGTCGTACGTGTTTTGTCTGATGTGTTCTGGCAAGACAATAAGCCCAGCGATAAAAGCGCAATCACGCTACCCGCCAATATTTTGGACTTAGCTTGACACAGTTTGTTCAGTTTCATGAGGTTCCTTTTCTTCCTCTTCTTCGAAATGAATGAGTGAGAATACTTTTTCAGCAATCAATTGTTGGCCTTTTCCGCTGAAATGGATCCCGTCACCACTTCGCAATTTAATTGTACTGCTTGCATCACCGATATAGTCAGAATAGGTATCGCCTTTATATTTAAAGACATCATTGACAGAAAAGTAAATTTCGCCGTTATCCTCAACTTCAGATTGGTAGAGGCTACTCAAGAATTTCATACCATCGGAGAGCGTATTTTTACGCATATTAGGGGGGCCAACCCAAATAACATCAACATTGTGCTGGCGAGCGGTCGATATTATATCACTAATCCGTTCACGGTACACTTTTTCCCAATCTTCACTTTTAAATTTGACGTATTTATAACCCGTTTGTGATGGCATATCCCAAGGGTCATTAGGTCCTAAAAAAACGACGAGAACCTTAATGTTCGGGTTATCATTCAATGCCTTGGCAATGGTTTGTGGCCAATTGAAAAAGCGTGGATATGCTAATCCTGTACTTTGTTTGCTTAGATTAATGCTATCAATATTATATTTTTTCAAGAGCATGTTTTTAACATGTGGAGCAACACCTTGCATCATGGAGTCCCCGCAAACAGGACTTGTTGGCCTTTTTCAATATTGGCTACATGTTTTGGCACGATAGGCTGATCTTTTTTGATAGTAAAACCACCAAAGTTAATTTTGGGGTTTTTCTCCCTAGCTTGTGGTCGTTTCAGGCGTTCAGGGAAGGTTATCGATAAGCTTTCAGCTGGATAAATATAGCCATTCACAAAATGAAGGCCAACTTGAAACTCGGTGGGAAAACTGAGTGTTTTGTCTTTATTGGCCAATGCGATTTCTGCCGCTTGCTTGTCTTCTTGCGCTTTTTGCCCTGATGCGTAGTAAGTAAATAGGCTTCCCGCTTCAAGTGCACCATCATGTAAATAAGCTCCATAATCCCAGATAGGATTCCCCGCCATTTTTGCCCATGGGGTATCTTGGTGATATTTCTGCTGCCAAAATCGTTCTAGTGAGCTTTGATTCAACCAAATTAATAATAGGCCGGCAACGAGGACAATAAATAAAATCTGCCCAACCTTGATGAGGGTATTTTTAAACTCAGAAGTTAGCATAAATAAACCCCGGCATACCTGAAGGAGAAAGCATAAACATAATGGTTAGAATAATCGCGAGCGGAATAGGATAATAATACCAAGGAATAGTTTGGTATTTTTTCGCTACATAATGGTAGGCTTGTACAAAATAAGGGTAGGTAATCAGTAGTAGCCAAAATGCGACTAATAGCCCCAAGCTTGCATTAATAGAAGCGATAAAACCAGGGGCAATGATTTGATTGACCATTAACAGGGCATCATCAAATGAGGCGCTGCGAAAGAAGATCCAAGCAAAACAGACGAAATGGAAAGTAATAATACGCGACACCCAAACTGATAATGTTTTATTAGGGATCACTTGGGTCCATCCTAATTTTTCCATGCATAAATTCTTAAGATTGAGCAATACAATCCCTAATCCATGAATGGCCCCCCATACCACAAATGTCATTGCAGCACCGTGCCATAACCCTGAAATGACCATAGCAAGGAATACATTAGTGTTCATACGACTAAAACCTTTGCGGTTACCGCCAAGGGGAATATAAATGTAGTCGCGAATAAAGGTTGATAAGCTGATATGCCAGCGAGCCCAAAACTCTTTTAAATTTGCAGCTAAATAAGGCGCATTAAAGTTAACAGGAACTCTAAACCCTAATAATAATGCGATGCCCGTCACCAGATTGGTATAACCAGAGAAGTTAAAGTAAATATTCCAAGCATACGCATAGGTTGCTATTAGAATCTCTCCTGCACTGTAACCCACAGGGGCATCAAATACAGGGTTTACAAAGTTTTCAGATAAGTAAGAGCTAAATAAAAACAATTTCACCAGTGCTAATGAGATAAGCAATATGGCTTTTCGAGGATCTAAAATTTCACGGCTTTCAGCTTGTATTTGGGGCAGAAAATTCTTCGCGCGGTTGATTGGCCCCGCGACGATGCTGGGAAAAAATGCAAGATATAGTGTCACGTCAAAGAAATCAGCTTTAGGAATTTCTTTGCGACAAACCGATACCGTATAGCTTACCGAGTGGAATACATAAAATGAGAGGCCAAGAGGTGCGAGTATCTCCAATATAGGAAGACCAACACTAAAGCCAAATTTGTCGAGTGTTTGTTGGATAGTCTCTTGAAAGAATGAGTAATATTTAAAGGTGGTAAAGAAAACAATAATGACGGCGGTAAGAATACCGTATATCCATCGACTAGAGAG of Providencia rettgeri contains these proteins:
- the gadW gene encoding HTH-type transcriptional regulator gadW, which gives rise to MSTNFCVKSFHTYIETLSNKIKNSFYLTHSLLFKVSSGEIDMRIEEGPWQKLTASDICFLPKGSSIEIINHDNHNLLAVDVLPMTTDMLKSFYQQQSALFINKKKTSSIGQICCTNLQENPIIEDVFHSAIKEVNSTTNQNIIHIHLGFILSFFLLVNEFIPTLYASINISIKDKVYDLIFHSAGKQCHTLDTIAKKLHMSSSTLKRRLASEYTSFSKISLMSRMNKAMILSRTENMPITRIAQEVGYDDVPYFLLAFKNFHAQSAATFSLFK
- the dltB gene encoding D-alanyl-lipoteichoic acid biosynthesis protein DltB: MNFFSFEFLGSFLIFFLIYWGCQPSAKLQNGLLITASYFFVYSFSPDFAYILFSYTLIIYLLTNVATNWLSSRWIYGILTAVIIVFFTTFKYYSFFQETIQQTLDKFGFSVGLPILEILAPLGLSFYVFHSVSYTVSVCRKEIPKADFFDVTLYLAFFPSIVAGPINRAKNFLPQIQAESREILDPRKAILLISLALVKLFLFSSYLSENFVNPVFDAPVGYSAGEILIATYAYAWNIYFNFSGYTNLVTGIALLLGFRVPVNFNAPYLAANLKEFWARWHISLSTFIRDYIYIPLGGNRKGFSRMNTNVFLAMVISGLWHGAAMTFVVWGAIHGLGIVLLNLKNLCMEKLGWTQVIPNKTLSVWVSRIITFHFVCFAWIFFRSASFDDALLMVNQIIAPGFIASINASLGLLVAFWLLLITYPYFVQAYHYVAKKYQTIPWYYYPIPLAIILTIMFMLSPSGMPGFIYANF